CAGCACAAGGAGCAGGACCTGGAAGACAGGTGGCTGTTGGTTGTGACAGGGCTGGCCATGCGGGCCCTCCCCGGCCTCCCCCCCTCCCGAGCCCCCCCACCGCGTTTGCCCTCAGAGAGGCCCTCTTCTCAGGTTCTTGGGCGGGAGGTGCCATGGATGTGGGGTAAGACGAGCTTCCCTCCCCCCGTGCACAGAGCAGGCTCGGGAGAGGCAGAGCGAGGTCTCCAGCCGGCTCCCCCCACACGTTTCCCTCTGCCAGGGCACCAGGGCAGGCACCGGGGGGCCCCGTCCCCACTCCTGGTTTGTGTAAGGTGGAGGACCCGGATCCTTCTCTGCCTGGGGCCCCTAGACCCTTCTGGCCCCCGGGGCGGAAGGGCCCCGCCCGGCTGAGGCTCTAACTAGCGGAGTCTCTAAGTggagaggggttgggggtggtgcTGGCACACTTCCCCGCGAAGTGGGGCCCCGTCGTTCTTAGCGCAGCGACCCAGGCCTGaggtcaggctccaggctgctcaCCCCCCTCCACCGTGCTCCCACTCACCGCAGCCACCGCTGCCGTGCAGCCCCCCAGCCGCAACTCCATGGCTCCTGGCGCCTTGCTGGGCCCTCGGATGACAGGCATGCGCCAGCCCGGGGGCTTCCCCCGCTCCGCCCGCTCTGCCCCAAGCCAGCCCCGGGGGAGCCCGCCtcaggggtgggggccagggcgGGGCCCCCAGCCCACGCAGCCTGCCCCTGCGCACCTGAGCTCACCTGAGGTGGCCTGGGGGCAGCAAGGCGTACACAGGACAGGGCAGCATCCAGGTCCCCCCCCCGCCTGGGTTCTGGCCCCGGCCCTGAGACTACAACTTCCAGGTGAAGTGACTTCCCTCCTTCGGGCCTCAGAGCCCTCCCTCAGCCATGAGAGGTTGGGCCACAGCGACAGCGACGCAGCTGGGAGACCCAGCCTCCCCAGTACTGCCTGGGTGTGGGTACAGGGGCCCCGCCCCTGCAGGGGAGTCCCAGCGGGCATTCTCAGTAGAGCCTGAGATGCATCGCCCGCCCTGGCAGAAGTTTACGGGGACCACCCAGGGCAGGGCCCGTGAGGCACCTCGTGGGAGGGAGAACTTcatggggggctcctgggtagccCTCGTGGCtgaggcaggggatggggggtgaTCTTGGGGGTGCTGGTCTGGTCACCTCTGCCCTGTTAATTCACTAATGCTTCTCCACAGTCTCCTCCGGGGGTGCCCTACCACAGACAGAGGGCGACAGGAGTGAGAGGCCCCTGCCCCCCCGGCTCAAGTGCACCTGAGTCAGGAAAGGGGCTGGTTCCAAAAGCAAAGAACTTCTTCTGGTAGTATATACAAGTCTTTATAAAAGAAtcaaaagctcaataaatatgcaACTttacacagagcccaacccgagCCTGGGGTGGCCAGTGggcctgggggagagggaggcaaggaCAGGAGAGCAAACATCCCGTTTGGGGCCGGATGAGGGTGGAGGTGGGAAAGGCCGCCCTGGAGCCCACCCCAGGATTGGAGCTGGTGACTTCAGGGAGCAGCGAACAAGGGACCCTGCGGGGGTCGGGTGGACAGGTTAGTGGGGGTGGCCTTGGGGGGAGTCCTGAGGAAGTACTGCGGCCTGGGCCTGGAGCTCTGCTGAGCCCTCCTCCACTTCCATCCAGTCTGGCAAAGTGCAAATCGGGGGTCCTGCCCGGCGCTCTGGCTACTGTGCGGGCAGCAGCCGGAGCAGggacccagatgccccaggaggCATGCTGTTTGCTGTCTCTCGGTCAGCGGCACCCTCGGGGGCCTCCCTCTGCTCAGACCTCCCtgcaagagaagggaagggacagacagtCCTTCCTTGGCTGATGCCACTTCCAGAGGGGGCCCTGgtcaccctccctgccccaccagaCTCCTTaggccccttccccaccacccactGTAGACCCTGCCATTCAAGCTCTGAAGCAGGTCTCAGGctcccttctcccatccccacTTCCTAATGCCATCTGCTCCCAGCCATGACAGCGCCCCTACCCATCCCGGGGCTCAGCGCCCCCAAGGCCAACACACTGGGCCACAAGCCCTCTACCCCAGGCCACTCACGAGGCAGTGAGCGTGGAGTTAAGCAGCAGGGTGGTCCTGATTCGGTACAGTTGGGCCAGCGTCAGCTTCCGGTGCTGGGCAGAGATCCCTGGGTGGGGCTCGGGCTGCACCCTGGGTGAGGCCCCCAAGGacagctctctgctcctcccggtGGGTCTTTCGGGCGCCCCAGCTGGGCAGCTGGTTCTGCCCTCCAGCTCTGACAGCTTGGGGCCACTGCCAGGGCTAGGTGCCCCCCGGTGAACCCAGCTGGGCCCGGCTTCCTGAGGGGAGCCCTGAGTCCTCGTGCCAGAGACCGTGGCGGCCAAGCAGAGTTCTGACAGACTGcggctgggggccgggggcgcTCCACGGGCAGTGGCCCCTGATAGCAGCTGGAGGAGGCTAGCCTCAGATTTGGACTTGAGCAGCTGGGGCGGGCGGGGCAGCAGCTGGACAGGGGTGCGGCGGCGGAGacggggtgagggtgggggtgaaggGGCCTGTGGTAACTCTGGGGGCCGGGGCGCTGGCTCCACCACAGGGGCTGGGGCCACAAAGTCttgcagggaggtgggggagagggtgccGTAGGCAGAGTCCATGGAGCAGGAGCGGCCGTCCACGGGCCCCAGGGGCAGCAGCTCGCCGGTGGGCGTGACAGATGAGGCAGTGGTGCTGAGAGAGGTCTCGTCCGACTGGGAGCTGAAGGGGCCACCCTCGAACTCGGGGGAGGACAGCGGCTCCCCAGGCTCCACCACAACCATGGCCAGGGTCTCCGTGGAGCCATCTGAGGCACTGTGGGGCCGGGAGAGGACAGTCAGCCCAGCCTCAGGAAGCCCGGATGGCCTGGTATAGCCAGTGCTTGGCAACGCAGAGGTCCACAGCCTCCGCCCTCCCGacttgaggctcagagatggcAAAAGCATGTGGCCCGTGAGCCAGAGCTCCCAACCCTGGGCCCACAACACAGATACCATAATGATGTCTGTCACCATCACACTCCTCCCTCCAGCTGGACACAGTGCAACAATCCTCAgctcaggggcgcccgggtgggtcagttggttgagcgtctgactcttgatctcggctgaggtcatgatctcatggctcgtgagtttgagccccacgtcaggctctgcactggcagtgcggagcctgcttgggattctctgtcttcatctctctctgcctctcccccacttgctcgctcacgctctctctctctctctctctctcaagaataaacaaacattaaaaaaaaaaaaaaaaaaaaatcttccgcTCAGCTCCACCCCGCTGGCACTGGGGGATCAGAGTCAGCGCTCAAGTTCAAAACCTTTTGCCATCCCCGCCGGGACTCTGGTGGGAGACAGAGCCCTCTCCCTCATGTTGTGGTCACAGCACGAAGCCATTCGGAGGAAGGTGCGGAGTCTGGGCCCTACCCGGTGTCAGCGGCCCTGGGGTCAGGAGGGCCCCGCTCGGGGTCGAGAGGGCCCCGCTCGGGGTCAGGAGGGCTGGGCCGCAGCACCTGCCCTGCTCTAGCCCGCTGAGCGGCCCCGGGCGAGCATACCAGTGCTGGGAGTTGAGACTGTTGCTGCTCCTGCGCAGGATGGTGGGGGAGCTGGCGGCAGAAGCGCTACTCTCCCCCGCttcctcctcgtcctcgtcctcgtcctcttcgtcctcctcctcttccaggcTCTGCAGGTGCGGCTGGCTGCCTGGCTGCTCCTGGGTGCGCAGCTGCTGCAGTTGGTTctgcaggcgggggagggggtggtgagcGGCTCCCCCCGACGGGCCACCCTGGCCACCCACCCGCCCACCACTCGGCTCTCACCTGGGCGTTGTAAATGGCGTCCACCCAGccacggcacagagcctggccgCTGGCCTGGAACGTGTAGGCCCCCACAGCGCTGTGGAACTCGTTCAGGTAGATGAGGAGAAAGGAGCCTGGTGAGGAGGGGCTCCCATCAGTGCCAGCTAGCACCACAGCCCCTGCCCATcacggccccctccccaccccaccggGAGCAGGGCCGGCCTCCTCACCGGGGTCTCGAAGCTCCCGGCACACAATCTTGTCCACCAGCAGCGGCGGCCGGATGACCTTGGTCCTCTCGGCCTTCTTCACCGCCTTGGTCACCAAGAATAGGTCCGTGAAGAGGAAGCAGTACACGTCCatctggagtgggggtggggggagcaaggGGAGCAGGCCAGGCCCGGGATCAGGGCCAGGGTCTTGGGACCTCAGCCTATCTGCCGCGACGCCCTCTCCTGGGCTGGACCCCTTCCTGCCTGCACTTTGGTGATGTTGCTGGGGGCACCCGGGTTTGGTCAAACgccttccctgctccctgccccccatgaATCTGGGAATACAATTAAGACGAAGAGCAAGGTGGAGCTAACATACTTGTCATTTCTTTCAACTAAAGgtttacattataatttaaaaataattccagaaatTGGTAAACCACAAGAAATTGTAATATTCTCAAATGATAGAGAATAACCGAACGAGGCTCAAAGACTGCTTCCATTTGGGTGGTTCAAAGCATGTCTGAAGATTTTGAGGCTTAAGTGACTGTCAGCCAACAATTAAGGGGTCCAGGGCAGCAGTGCTGAAAGTGTTCACTTTTAGATAGtccacaatataaaaattattctttttaaggggcgcctgggtggctcagtcggttgagcgtccgacttcagctcaggtcatgatctcgtggtctgtgggttcgagccccgcatcgggctctgggccaacaggtcggagcctggaacctgcttcggattctgtgtctccctttctctctgcccctcccccgctcacgctccatttctctctgcctctcaaaaataaagaaatgtaataaaaacaaattattttttttaattaattattattttagagaaaaagtgtGTGCCTGCGTgagagaaaacagggaggggcagaggaagagaaaggatcccaagcaagctccagggtcagcacagagtctcgtgcagggctcaatctcacaactcagggatcaagatctgagctgaaatcaagagtcagacgctcaaccgactcagccactcaggtgtaccaaataattcctttaaaaaaattatgtttatgataatattaagatattatttgtatttttcactttgatCCCCTCAGAAGTGAAAAAGCAGAGCTTTCCAGAGGCTACAGGACATGTGATGATATCATTGTGATGGCTAATGGACTTCTGCTTgtgtatttttatactttctagAATCTCCTATGGTAGTAGTTTAGATTGTAAGTATTTTCAGAGATTATTTCAGTTTGTCCTCAAAAACAATACTATGtgtctgttatttttgtttataggTGTTATTACAATAAACTGTACcttagttataaaaaaaaaaaaggtttacattaaagagaaagagggaagtgaTTTTAAAACCACAATTTGCAGGCTCTGGGTTAAGCACCTGGGATTAATAGCTCAGGAGCGAGGCTCCGGGTTGTTCCTGGTCTGCTCTTGGAatgggccccctccctcccaccaggaACCCACATGGCACCAGCAAGTGGGCAAGACCAGCACCCCACGGGCTGTGTGGTTGCTGCCTATCTGTAAAGAGTAAACGGCAGGCAGATCATCAGCCCTCGTGTGACCACAAAGTCATCCCTTCTTGAATTGCCACCCAACTGCCAGGGCAGCTGAGAACCACTAAATAGGGCCCAGAAGGTCCCCAGGAAAGGGTGGTCCAAACGCACAGGGGAAGAGGGGGTGCAGAAGGGGCCCCGGGCGTGAGGTGGTCCCTAGACTCACCTTGctgtccttcccctccttcaTCCTCAGGCTCCCCTCCAGCAGCAGCTGTCGTGTCTCCTCGGGGGAGGCGCCAGGGATGGGTGCTGTCAGGTCCAGATGCAGAAATTCCTTCAGGAGCTGGTGattgggggcggggcggggggggcacgTGTAGGGAGGTCACGGTCTGACTCCCCTTCTCCGCTGGAAGTCCGCGTGAAAGATTCCCGGCCTAGGCGCCTGTCTGCCAGGGTGGCCCCTCCTCCATTCCCGCGGGGCCAGGGTCCCCCGCACAGGCAGCCTCCCACCTTGTCCACCTCGTCGTTGCTGCCCTCCACCACCTCGTAGGCGTCGATGCGGCTCACCACGGCCGCCAGCCGCTGCCGCTCTTGCCGCTGCCGCATGCACGCGTTCACGTGGTGGATGAAGCGCTCCACCGAGTCGATCTGCAGGGCGGGCAGGCGATGGCAGGTTCAGGGCCAGGGTCTGGGGGCGGCCGCGAGCTGCGGAGGGACCCCCCGCGCGCCTCCCCGGTTACCATGGTGACGACGGCCTCCTTGGCGCGCGGCTCGTCGGTCTTCCTCAACACAGACTTGAGCAGCAGCGGGTACTTGGTGAGCCGCTGGTGGGGCTTGGCCAGCATGTCGCTCAGCTTCAGCCGCTGGCACTGCTGATGCTTCTCGGCCCACTGCGGCGCAAGCGGGGACTCGGCTCAGGGCGCGCCCTGCCCCCGGGTCCCAGGCCACGCCCGccgcccgccacccccccccccccccccccccgtgcaccTGCTGCCCCGGTGGGCCCAACTGTCCTGCGCCCCGGCCCTTCCTCACCGTGACGTATGCCCGGAAGAGGTCGTTGTCGCGCAGCAGGCCACGCATGTACTCCATGCAGCCCTCCTCCTCCATGCAGTATCGGATGTAGGGCTTGAAGAGGGAGCCGAACTGGCCCGGGACGGAACAGGCACGGTTACTGCGCGCTCTCCGCGGCCAGGTCCTGCGCCGGGAGCCTCACGAGCCCTCCCTCACCGCACTTTCGCGACCACCCCAGGCTGAACTTCCGCCAGACAGAAAGGGCAGATGGCCAGGTGGGGTTCAAATCCGGGCGACCGACTCGGAATTCCTTGCCTCCGACCACTAGGGGTCACGTGGCGCCAGGGTCGGGGGGGAGGCCGGGGTGGTGGGCAGATGGGATCTGCGCCCTAGCCCTGCCGCGGTgtacccccccagccccccccccgtGTCCGGCCCGGCCCGTACCATCTTGAAGCCTCTGAGGAAGTCCCCGGGCTGCAGCAGCGCCCGCGTGCGCCGCGCCTTCTCCAGCACCGGCACCATCACGCTGCCCCACAGTCCGCGGTGCAGCCGCACGATCTCGGGGATGTTGCTGAACAGGCGCTCGGCCTCCACCTGAAGAGGCGGGAGGTGCgctcggccccgcccccggccgggcCCCGCCCCTCCGGCTCCATCCTTGtgtcccgcccccgccccgcccccagcggcaggccccgccccccgggggGCCACACCTCACCTCACACAGGAGCCCCGATTCTTGCAGGTTCAGGAGGCAGCAGAGGAAcagctgtgggggcagggggcgctGCAGCTGGGGGGGCGTCCCAGTCCCgacgcccccccgcccccaggctgtTAGGCTCCCCTCTACCCCTTACCCCTCCCAGGAAGCCCTGAAGCAGCTTGGGACAGAGACGGTTCACCCCTTCAGAAAAGGCCCGACCTCCACGGCCCACCGGGGGTTCATCCTGCCTCGTCCCCACCTGGAGGGAAAGCTCTGGGAGACTGGCCTTGCAGTGACACCTGGAACTCTCTCCTCCAGCTCTGTCCTGGCTCGGCCCCAAGTTTCAGCTAAGGAGTTCTTCCTGAACCCCAAGCCAAAGATAGGTGCTCTCCCCAGGgtgaagtacacacacacacacacacacacacacacacactcacactccaCTTCCACAGGCCGGGTGTGGGCTGCTgggcacctggcacacagcaggtgttcaGAGACAGTGGCTGAATGAACGAGTGCAAGAGTGAGCCTAGTGCTCAGCTAACTTGGCAAACTTGCCCAAAGCTTTCTTTCCCCTGTTCTTCTGCAAAGCCCCAAACTCTGTTCAGGGGCCCCCAGAGGGAggccctggggggcagggaggcagggtgCGGACCCACACTCACGTTGGTGATCACCCTCAGTTTCTTAATGTAGGAGGCTTCTGTGTGCAGGAGCTCCCACACCGCCTCCTGCTGGTGGCACTGCCTCCGGGACAGCTTCTGCGGGAAGTGCAGGAGGTTGGCCAGGAGTCCCAGAGTGTGCCCGGATGACCCGGGAGGGGGTGAGCCACCTTGCAGGCAACCTCCTTTTCCCCGTGGAAACATGAGGTCCCCCAAGTTCTGCACCCTCCTCCACCACTAAAACAGCCAAGCGGCACACCGCATGTTCctcgcctcagtttccccacagcCTGGTGGGGAACACCTTGTAGAGCACCTCGTCACTGGGTCCTTGGAAGTGTCCCCTTTCcctgaagggaagggaggaagggccGCGGCTGTACCCACCTCGGGCCCATCAATGAGCTCCCGCCAGCTGTCTTCCAGCCGCAGACAggcgtcctcctcctcctcctcctcctcctcctcctcgtccccctcctcctcccacgaGTCGTGGTCGAAGCGCAGCCTGCGGGGCAGCCGCGGCAGCCCGAAGAGGCTGTAGGCGTGCAGCTTGCCCTCCAGCTGCTCCATCCTGTCTACCTCCTGGAAGGAGACCCACAGCTGGGGTCAGGGGACGGGCCCGCCAGCCACCCTGCCCCAGGGCCCACGGGACCACATACCCGGCCCAAAGCGCTGGTGCTGGGGCCCGAGCTGAAGAAGCCACTGAAGCGACTGGCCGCCCGGTTCTTCCAGCTGTCGCTGCCACCACTGCTACCACTGGGCAGAGAGCAGCTGGAAGGCGTGGGGGCCTCCTGCCCAGGGATGCTCGTCTCCCCCAGGAACTCCGACATGTTCTTTCGGCGGCGGCCAGGGGCCTGGCCGGGAGAGGGCGATCAAGGCCAGGGCCCCCCTGACCCTCACACCCCCCTACCCCACGGTGGGTTTCCTGGACCTCAGGGAAGCTGAGACGTGGGAGGGTCTCTGCACCCCCGCCCCGGGATGCCACCTCTTCTAAGACCCGTAGATGCTCTGGGGGCTGAAGATCCAGGCACAGGTGTAGCTGGACCaccgcccagcccccagccccaagcACCACACAGTCACAGGCACACTTAGATGCACAGCTTATAAGCACAGCTCcaaatggatacacacacacacacacacacacacacacacacacacacacacactcctcaggCACTAGCAGACTCTCAGAGACAAGACCCGTTATCTTGGGGCTCCCTGTCCTCAGAGCCACCCCTATTTTCCAGAAGGGGAAATTAAATCCCAAGAGGTGAGGGGCCCAGCTGACCTCCCCTCTAaggtccctccccgcccccagccctgacACAGCCCCTCACCAGGATATCCAGGCTCTCCCGGCGGCTCTGGGGTTCCACGCGCTCCAAGGAGGGGGGCCCGGCCCTGGCTGGCCGCAGGATTGGCAGACTCAGGGATTTGGAGTCCTTCACTCCCTGTTCCACCTTCCCCTCGTCCCCCGGTTTGGCTGCGGCAGCAGTAGGGGGCAAGGAGCAGTCCTCAGCATCCAGGCCCGGTGGAGAAGGGAACCCAAGACCTCTCTCTCCTGGATCCCAACCAAGGCCTAGCTGCCCTCCCGTGAGGCCCCGCCCTGCCAGCTCCCATTGCCAGGGCCCAGCAGAGACACCTGTATGGTAACgagccagctcagggcctggccaATGGGAACCTGAGCCTGGGAAGAAGCAGCCATCTCCGGGAGGCCCAGTCAGGCCCCAGCCACCCCACCTGCCAGGTTAACTGCTCACCTTTGACCCGCAGGTAGTGTCCCCCGAACCTGTAGGCCTCAAAGGTGAGGGACAGGGGCGTGTTGGATTGGTCCAGGTAGATATCCACCTTGCCCAGCGTGATGCCCTTCCTTTCAAATACCGGCAGCAGCACCTCCCTGCcccagggtgggaggggtggcTGTTAGGGGACAGGCACACGAACCCCCACCCTATGCCCAGCCCCAGCTCCACCCCACCTTACCAGTGGGAAAGGGAGCCACCCGCAGGATCACACACAGGTACGAGGACATACaggtgtgcgtgcacacacagtTGCCTACAGAGGTTCGCACGCTCCCACATGGGTCGACACACAAGCCAGTGCTCCCACGCCCTCCCGCTTCCGTGTCTGCCACCAGGGTGGACACTGTCACATGCTGGTCCACATCCAGGAACCGGGCCATGCGCACACGTGTTGGAATCCATGGGTGGGTCCGCTCGCTCACCGGccaccacacagacacacacagttATGCCTGCAAGGAGCCACCCGCACCCCCGGCCCCACTCCCCCTGCCTCGGCCCCACCAAGCCCTACCCCAGCGACTTCTTCTTCATGGCTGGTACGATCTCTGTCTCAATGTCTACATTCAGGTCAAACTTCAGGGTGAAGCACTCCTTGCTGGGGTCCTGAAAGGGTGTGGGTCTCAGCTTCTGCACCCCTTGTCTCGGCGCCTCCCCGCCTACCAGGGTGCAGGATGGGAACCCCAGCATGGGAGTGAACCCGGGGATCTCCCCAGCCTGCCTCGGTCCCAAGGAGGTGCCCGGTGTCCCTCTTGCCCAGGGGAGGTGTTCCTGTGGCATCTCCCATCCAGCTAAGGTGGATAGTAGTGGGCggcagggcagggtgggcagggagggacccACTCACTCCAGGCCCCGTTCCTGGTCCTGGAGCTCAGAGCAGACAGGCCCAGTCTTGGGGATGGAAAGGAAAGAGCCCAGGAAGGGCAAGGGCTGACAGGAGCCCCCCTGACAGCCCGG
This Lynx canadensis isolate LIC74 chromosome C1, mLynCan4.pri.v2, whole genome shotgun sequence DNA region includes the following protein-coding sequences:
- the PLEKHG5 gene encoding pleckstrin homology domain-containing family G member 5 isoform X1, whose translation is MDKGRAAKVCHHADCQQLHRRGPLSLCEACDSKFHSAMHYDGHVRFDLPPRGSVLARNVSTRSCPPRTSPAADLEEEEESSLDGKGDRKSTGLKLSKKARRRHTDDPSKECFTLKFDLNVDIETEIVPAMKKKSLGEVLLPVFERKGITLGKVDIYLDQSNTPLSLTFEAYRFGGHYLRVKAKPGDEGKVEQGVKDSKSLSLPILRPARAGPPSLERVEPQSRRESLDILAPGRRRKNMSEFLGETSIPGQEAPTPSSCSLPSGSSGGSDSWKNRAASRFSGFFSSGPSTSALGREVDRMEQLEGKLHAYSLFGLPRLPRRLRFDHDSWEEEGDEEEEEEEEEEDACLRLEDSWRELIDGPEKLSRRQCHQQEAVWELLHTEASYIKKLRVITNLFLCCLLNLQESGLLCEVEAERLFSNIPEIVRLHRGLWGSVMVPVLEKARRTRALLQPGDFLRGFKMFGSLFKPYIRYCMEEEGCMEYMRGLLRDNDLFRAYVTWAEKHQQCQRLKLSDMLAKPHQRLTKYPLLLKSVLRKTDEPRAKEAVVTMIDSVERFIHHVNACMRQRQERQRLAAVVSRIDAYEVVEGSNDEVDKLLKEFLHLDLTAPIPGASPEETRQLLLEGSLRMKEGKDSKMDVYCFLFTDLFLVTKAVKKAERTKVIRPPLLVDKIVCRELRDPGSFLLIYLNEFHSAVGAYTFQASGQALCRGWVDAIYNAQNQLQQLRTQEQPGSQPHLQSLEEEEDEEDEDEDEEEAGESSASAASSPTILRRSSNSLNSQHCASDGSTETLAMVVVEPGEPLSSPEFEGGPFSSQSDETSLSTTASSVTPTGELLPLGPVDGRSCSMDSAYGTLSPTSLQDFVAPAPVVEPAPRPPELPQAPSPPPSPRLRRRTPVQLLPRPPQLLKSKSEASLLQLLSGATARGAPPAPSRSLSELCLAATVSGTRTQGSPQEAGPSWVHRGAPSPGSGPKLSELEGRTSCPAGAPERPTGRSRELSLGASPRVQPEPHPGISAQHRKLTLAQLYRIRTTLLLNSTLTASEV
- the PLEKHG5 gene encoding pleckstrin homology domain-containing family G member 5 isoform X2, whose protein sequence is MDKGRAAKVCHHADCQQLHRRGPLSLCEACDSKFHSAMHYDGHVRFDLPPRGSVLARNVSTRSCPPRTSPAADLEEEEESSLDGKGDRKSTGLKLSKKARRRHTDDPSKECFTLKFDLNVDIETEIVPAMKKKSLGEVLLPVFERKGITLGKVDIYLDQSNTPLSLTFEAYRFGGHYLRVKAKPGDEGKVEQGVKDSKSLSLPILRPARAGPPSLERVEPQSRRESLDILAPGRRRKNMSEFLGETSIPGQEAPTPSSCSLPSGSSGGSDSWKNRAASRFSGFFSSGPSTSALGREVDRMEQLEGKLHAYSLFGLPRLPRRLRFDHDSWEEEGDEEEEEEEEEEDACLRLEDSWRELIDGPEKLSRRQCHQQEAVWELLHTEASYIKKLRVITNLFLCCLLNLQESGLLCEVEAERLFSNIPEIVRLHRGLWGSVMVPVLEKARRTRALLQPGDFLRGFKMFGSLFKPYIRYCMEEEGCMEYMRGLLRDNDLFRAYVTWAEKHQQCQRLKLSDMLAKPHQRLTKYPLLLKSVLRKTDEPRAKEAVVTMIDSVERFIHHVNACMRQRQERQRLAAVVSRIDAYEVVEGSNDEVDKLLKEFLHLDLTAPIPGASPEETRQLLLEGSLRMKEGKDSKMDVYCFLFTDLFLVTKAVKKAERTKVIRPPLLVDKIVCRELRDPGSFLLIYLNEFHSAVGAYTFQASGQALCRGWVDAIYNAQNQLQQLRTQEQPGSQPHLQSLEEEEDEEDEDEDEEEAGESSASAASSPTILRRSSNSLNSQHCASDGSTETLAMVVVEPGEPLSSPEFEGGPFSSQSDETSLSTTASSVTPTGELLPLGPVDGRSCSMDSAYGTLSPTSLQDFVAPAPVVEPAPRPPELPQAPSPPPSPRLRRRTPVQLLPRPPQLLKSKSEASLLQLLSGATARGAPPAPSRSLSELCLAATVSGTRTQGSPQEAGPSWVHRGAPSPGSGPKLSELEGRTSCPAGAPERPTGRSRELSLGASPRVQPEPHPGISAQHRKLTLAQLYRIRTTLLLNSTLTAS